Proteins from a single region of Apium graveolens cultivar Ventura chromosome 7, ASM990537v1, whole genome shotgun sequence:
- the LOC141673319 gene encoding uncharacterized protein LOC141673319, producing MVEDLKKDYKKRGSKILNSIVEGKLGDEEIIQLLQKLRDIEKEHSEDELKKENRDKALSELPSEKAAIAEKIQGWFYMIRTAVRALNDKNRSSRQIVVGYLESRLNLPRPAPSPSTLRRSWILLLLILLGLLSLSFFHRRRSISMIMGAIDALKEKDGSSKSAIGKHIDWTYGDLPAGHMNSLTEHLNKLKEDEELVFAKNNYMRPGSSAPPKRGRGRPPKVKDANAAEVPVAAVTPPAAPAAVADGPSRGRGRPRKDPNAPPSVKKAKTEKPKEDEKEEDPTPSKSGRARGRPRKVQPALGQNGDRVPCAKNTPS from the exons ATGGTGGAGGATCTCAAGAAGGACTACAAGAAAAGGGGAAGCAAGATCTTAAATAGTATTGTAGAAGGCAAACTTGGTGATGAGGAAATCATCCAACTCCTCCAGAAATTAAGAGATATTGAAAAGGAACATAGTGAGGATGAATTGAAGAAGGAGAATAGGGATAAGGCCTTGTCTGAATTACCATCTGAGAAAGCTGCGATTGCCGAGAAGATTCAGGGTTGGTTTTAT ATGATACGGACAGCTGTGAGGGCTTTGAATGACAAGAACCGTTCAAGCCGTCAAATAGTTGTTGGCTACCTCGAAAGCAGGCTGAACCTTCCTAGGCCTGCCCCTAGCCCTTCCACTCTTCGACGGAGTTGGATCCTCCTCCTTCTCATCCTCCTTGGGCTTCTCAGTCTTAGCTTTTTTCACAGACGGAGGAGCATTAGC ATGATTATGGGAGCAATTGATGCACTGAAGGAAAAAGATGGTTCAAGCAAGTCTGCAATAGGGAAACATATCGATTGGACCTACGGGGATCTGCCAGCTGGCCACATGAATTCTCTCACTGAACATCTCAACAAGCTGAAAGAGGATGAGGAACTTGTGTTTGCTAAGAATAACTATATGCGTCCTGGCTCGAGTGCCCCACCAAAGCGGGGCAGGGGCCGTCCACCTAAGGTTAAGGACGCAAATGCTGCTGAAGTGCCTGTTGCTGCTGTAACTCCTCCTGCTGCTCCAGCTGCTGTGGCAGATGGGCCTTCGAGAGGCCGAGGCCGTCCGAGGAAGGATCCTAATGCTCCTCCGTCTGTGAAAAAAGCTAAGACTGAGAAGCCCAAGGAGGATGAGAAGGAGGAGGATCCAACTCCGTCCAAGAGTGGAAGGGCTCGGGGCAGGCCTAGGAAGGTTCAGCCTGCTTTGGGACAAAATGGAGACCGAGTTCCATGTGCCAAAAACACCCCTTCATGA